In Phaeobacter gallaeciensis DSM 26640, a genomic segment contains:
- a CDS encoding 2Fe-2S iron-sulfur cluster-binding protein translates to MSLRLFSTRSRPIHMGPFPMERVQPGPMPDLRGVPPFQPLNFRRPDMPASIVNAMGEYQAMMDAIRDGLVNKAQADCPSDPQERADHIKAFGYFSDAAMVGIGPMPASARLDVPYRNPDIDRLSHDLKTRQTKTLASGIDMIMADLRDAMKAPPTTIGDHTHSVVFLYDMPRDPRPDEAGCDWLDGAERHRACLRASETAVVLANYIRLLGWDAKAHTGSSADVDLNQLTVAAGLATVEDGKLVNPYLGTRFGVAVVTTDFEMARDKPLLPQELQPVMQVKGPKWWLGVGSERSALNGDPFARRDFCDGPHPFETLKRVADPTTYIDEARVARVPKRADMFARSQFGDMGKTNQAAATGGFYVRKAAPSMAQRRMLGAFVLLQDGAPAPQAPRPTDAERNAANIKAASYWLGIDAVGISRCPEWTWYSHDATGAEIHPEHDQAISMIVDQGFDTTEGTSGDDWIAVAQSMRAYLRFSLLGGVIARQIRNLGYKAKAHTVMDGEVLQPPLLLLSGLGEVSRIGEVILNPFLGPRLKSGVVTTDMPMAHDKPIDFGLQAFCEACNKCARECPSGAITAGPKLMFNGYEIWKSDSQKCTTYRITTPGGAMCGRCMKTCPWNLEGIFKEKPFRWAAMNMPAVAPALAKLDDMVGNGEMNPAKKWWWDLELEEDGGYRPTRHPVNARALQKDLDLRYEDQTLAVYPAHLAPHPWPYPFPMDREAGIEAYQAMVTAEEYKARRARGETGGWDHIYTNDGDSPVLRVEVSNVEEMSSGVTKYEFRSLDGSPLPEWTAGAHLDIVVAPEFLRQYSMSGDPADRSKYQIGVLREDLGRGGSKLLHRIFTKGRRVFISKPINHFPLVEEARRSFLMGGGIGVTPMIAMAHRLHALGQPFELHYSVSSRQDAGYLSDLAAMPWAEHVHIHVSDEGSRANLDRVLADYQDGWHVYTCGPDRYMGGVMEAAERQGFPEEARHLEYFSVPEVPEYENHDFTLKLSRSGRELLVPAEKTATDVLAENGIHIDVKCSDGICGVCKCGLIAGEVEHRDFVLSKAQRQDAVILCQSRAAEKDGVIEVDL, encoded by the coding sequence ATGTCTCTCCGCTTGTTTTCGACCCGGTCCCGCCCGATCCATATGGGGCCGTTTCCGATGGAGCGGGTGCAGCCGGGGCCGATGCCGGACCTGAGAGGCGTGCCACCGTTTCAGCCGCTGAATTTCCGGCGACCCGATATGCCGGCCTCCATCGTCAATGCGATGGGTGAATATCAGGCGATGATGGATGCGATCCGCGACGGGCTGGTCAACAAGGCGCAGGCGGACTGCCCGAGCGACCCGCAGGAACGGGCCGATCATATCAAGGCCTTTGGCTATTTCAGCGATGCGGCGATGGTGGGGATTGGGCCGATGCCTGCCTCTGCCCGGCTGGATGTGCCCTATCGCAACCCCGATATCGACCGGCTGTCCCATGATCTGAAGACGCGCCAGACCAAGACGCTGGCCTCGGGCATTGATATGATCATGGCGGATCTGCGCGATGCGATGAAGGCGCCGCCGACCACTATTGGCGACCATACGCATTCGGTTGTGTTTCTCTATGACATGCCGCGCGATCCGCGCCCGGATGAGGCAGGCTGTGACTGGCTGGACGGGGCAGAGCGCCACCGCGCCTGTCTGCGGGCCTCGGAAACGGCGGTGGTGTTGGCGAATTACATCCGCTTGCTGGGCTGGGATGCCAAGGCGCATACCGGCAGCTCGGCGGATGTGGATCTGAACCAGCTGACGGTTGCCGCTGGGCTGGCCACGGTTGAGGATGGCAAGCTGGTGAACCCCTATCTGGGCACGCGGTTTGGTGTGGCGGTGGTGACCACCGATTTTGAGATGGCACGGGACAAGCCGCTGTTGCCGCAGGAACTGCAACCGGTGATGCAGGTGAAGGGGCCGAAATGGTGGCTGGGGGTCGGCTCCGAACGCTCAGCACTGAATGGCGATCCCTTTGCCCGCCGTGATTTCTGCGATGGGCCGCATCCGTTTGAGACGCTGAAGCGGGTCGCGGATCCGACCACCTATATTGACGAGGCGCGGGTGGCGCGGGTGCCCAAACGCGCCGATATGTTTGCCCGCAGTCAGTTCGGCGACATGGGCAAGACCAATCAGGCGGCGGCCACCGGAGGGTTTTACGTGCGCAAGGCCGCGCCCTCGATGGCGCAGCGGCGAATGCTGGGGGCCTTTGTGCTGTTGCAGGATGGCGCGCCTGCCCCACAGGCGCCGCGCCCCACGGATGCGGAGCGCAATGCTGCCAATATCAAGGCGGCGAGCTATTGGCTGGGGATTGACGCAGTGGGGATCAGCCGCTGCCCGGAATGGACATGGTACAGCCATGATGCCACCGGTGCCGAAATCCACCCGGAGCATGATCAGGCGATCTCGATGATTGTCGATCAGGGCTTTGACACGACGGAGGGCACCTCCGGCGATGACTGGATTGCGGTGGCGCAGTCCATGCGGGCCTATCTGCGGTTTTCCCTGCTGGGCGGGGTGATTGCCCGCCAGATCCGCAACCTCGGCTACAAGGCGAAGGCGCATACGGTGATGGACGGGGAGGTCTTGCAGCCGCCGCTGCTGCTGCTGTCGGGGCTGGGGGAGGTTAGCCGGATTGGTGAGGTGATCCTGAACCCCTTCCTCGGGCCGCGATTGAAATCCGGGGTTGTCACCACCGATATGCCGATGGCCCATGACAAGCCGATTGATTTTGGCCTTCAGGCATTCTGCGAGGCCTGTAACAAATGTGCCCGCGAATGCCCGTCGGGCGCCATCACGGCCGGGCCGAAGCTGATGTTCAACGGCTATGAAATCTGGAAATCCGACAGTCAGAAATGCACCACCTATCGCATCACCACACCCGGTGGTGCGATGTGCGGGCGCTGTATGAAAACCTGCCCGTGGAACCTTGAGGGGATATTCAAGGAAAAGCCGTTTCGTTGGGCGGCGATGAATATGCCTGCGGTGGCCCCCGCTTTGGCCAAGCTCGACGATATGGTTGGCAATGGTGAAATGAACCCGGCCAAGAAATGGTGGTGGGATCTGGAGCTGGAAGAGGATGGCGGCTACCGTCCGACCCGGCATCCGGTCAATGCGCGCGCGCTCCAGAAAGATCTGGATCTGCGCTATGAGGATCAGACGCTGGCGGTGTATCCTGCGCATCTGGCGCCGCATCCCTGGCCCTACCCGTTTCCAATGGACCGGGAGGCAGGGATTGAGGCCTATCAGGCAATGGTCACGGCGGAGGAATACAAGGCCCGCCGTGCGCGGGGCGAGACCGGCGGTTGGGATCACATCTATACCAATGACGGCGACAGTCCGGTTCTGCGGGTTGAGGTGTCGAACGTCGAGGAGATGAGCAGCGGCGTTACCAAATATGAGTTCCGGAGCCTGGATGGCAGCCCCTTGCCGGAATGGACTGCGGGTGCGCATCTGGACATTGTGGTCGCGCCGGAGTTTCTGCGTCAGTATTCCATGTCGGGGGATCCGGCAGACCGGTCGAAATACCAGATCGGTGTGCTGCGCGAGGATCTGGGGCGGGGTGGTTCAAAACTGCTGCACCGGATTTTCACCAAGGGGCGGCGGGTCTTCATCTCCAAACCGATCAACCATTTCCCATTGGTGGAGGAGGCGCGTCGCAGTTTCCTGATGGGAGGCGGGATTGGTGTGACGCCGATGATTGCCATGGCCCATCGTCTGCACGCGTTGGGACAGCCGTTTGAGCTGCATTATTCCGTATCATCGCGCCAGGACGCAGGCTACCTGAGTGATCTCGCAGCGATGCCCTGGGCGGAGCATGTGCATATCCATGTCTCCGATGAGGGCAGTCGCGCGAATCTGGATCGGGTGCTGGCGGATTACCAGGATGGCTGGCACGTCTATACCTGTGGACCGGACCGCTACATGGGTGGCGTGATGGAGGCTGCAGAGCGGCAGGGCTTCCCTGAGGAAGCGCGTCATCTGGAGTATTTTTCCGTGCCGGAGGTGCCGGAGTATGAAAACCACGACTTCACCCTGAAGCTCAGCCGGTCAGGGCGTGAGTTATTGGTGCCGGCGGAAAAGACCGCTACGGATGTGTTGGCCGAAAACGGCATTCATATAGATGTGAAATGTTCCGACGGGATCTGCGGCGTGTGCAAATGCGGTCTGATCGCAGGCGAGGTGGAGCACCGCGATTTCGTGCTCTCCAAGGCGCAGCGTCAAGATGCGGTGATCCTGTGCCAGTCACGGGCGGCAGAGAAAGATGGCGTGATTGAAGTGGATCTTTGA
- a CDS encoding HWE histidine kinase domain-containing protein, with translation MALEQTVSTTTLTNCDREPIHQLGRVQSYGALIAVSTDWLVQHASDNLLEILGTEAQAAIGHSLGNLIAEDAFTRIRRNLGALETPDSNLRFFNIPLKDHSQAFDVSIHQSGRHLVIEFEPKFERSERDVMSEIYPHFSQLRRDEDISRLAQGAARGLQALSGFDSVMVYQFQPDHSGQVIAEIRSDRTKKYEGMFFPASDIPVQARALYKRSLLRLIADVDDEGAPISPAFKIDGAPLDLSLAVTRAVSPIHLEYLRNMGVRASMSVSIMKDGELWGLFACHHNRPRYIDYERRTAIEMFAHVFSYELSQFETTQRTREEKSMSRLQTQLMAMLADGRPFKESLISVSEDIQDVIPHDGLVLYSDGEFHATGTTPTAEETRSLARMLDVTIGATAFSTNQLESIHDPARDYIDRCAGILAIPISKRPRDYLILCRRSISQTVEWAGDPTKPMEVGPNGVRLTPRKSFEAWQETVEWRSAPWADNSLHSANMLRTVLLEIFLKVTEANNAERARAQEQQQLLISELNHRVRNILNLMSGLVTQTKGTARTLTEFTENLDGRIHSLARAHDQLTGEQWEPASLRALITCELEAYSTGRDDEVVLTGPDALVTPVAFTTLALVLHELTTNSVKYGALSNGVGRVEIALEEEDSGALLISWVERGGPPVARPARRGFGSTIVENSIPHELKGDASVQYKTTGLEARFRIPTLYLEKIKHTDTDPVDDAPLPDTKEAPKLGGKALVVEDSFIIAMDLSAMLEDIGFAETVSASTVGKALDKLEESSIDYAVLDVNLGSEQSVPVAEELARRGIPFVLTTGYGEVQDIIEIYPPCPIVQKPVSESALVAALLRAGEGPTPEIT, from the coding sequence ATGGCTTTGGAACAGACAGTCTCCACCACCACACTGACCAATTGCGACCGTGAACCGATCCACCAATTGGGCCGGGTGCAATCTTATGGCGCGCTGATCGCGGTTTCGACCGACTGGCTGGTGCAGCATGCCTCAGACAATCTTCTTGAAATACTGGGCACCGAGGCGCAGGCGGCTATCGGCCATTCGCTGGGGAATCTGATCGCGGAGGACGCATTCACCCGCATCCGTCGCAATCTGGGCGCATTGGAGACCCCGGACAGCAACCTGCGGTTCTTCAATATCCCGCTGAAGGACCACAGCCAGGCGTTTGATGTCAGCATCCATCAGAGTGGCCGTCATCTGGTCATCGAATTCGAGCCAAAATTCGAGCGCAGCGAGCGCGATGTGATGTCCGAGATCTATCCGCATTTCTCGCAGCTGCGCCGGGACGAGGATATTTCACGACTGGCGCAGGGCGCGGCGCGCGGCCTGCAGGCGCTTTCGGGGTTCGACAGCGTCATGGTCTATCAGTTCCAGCCTGATCACTCGGGACAGGTGATCGCCGAGATACGCAGTGACCGGACCAAGAAATACGAAGGCATGTTCTTTCCCGCCTCGGATATTCCTGTACAGGCGCGCGCGCTTTACAAGCGGTCACTGCTGCGGCTGATTGCCGATGTGGACGATGAGGGCGCGCCGATCAGCCCGGCGTTCAAAATCGATGGCGCACCCCTGGATCTGTCTCTGGCGGTGACTCGCGCTGTCTCGCCGATCCATCTGGAATATCTGCGCAATATGGGCGTGCGTGCCTCCATGTCAGTATCAATCATGAAAGACGGGGAGCTTTGGGGCCTGTTTGCCTGCCATCACAACCGCCCGCGGTATATAGACTATGAACGCCGCACCGCCATTGAGATGTTCGCGCATGTCTTCTCATATGAGCTGAGCCAGTTTGAGACCACCCAGCGCACCCGCGAAGAAAAGAGTATGAGCCGCCTGCAGACACAACTGATGGCGATGCTGGCGGATGGCCGCCCGTTCAAGGAAAGCCTGATTTCAGTCTCCGAAGACATTCAGGACGTCATCCCTCATGACGGTCTGGTGCTTTACTCCGATGGGGAGTTTCATGCCACCGGCACCACCCCCACCGCCGAGGAGACACGCTCCCTCGCCAGAATGCTGGATGTCACCATTGGGGCAACGGCGTTTTCCACCAACCAACTGGAGAGCATTCATGACCCGGCGCGGGATTACATTGATCGCTGCGCCGGCATTCTCGCGATCCCGATTTCCAAACGCCCACGCGATTACCTCATCCTGTGCCGCCGCAGCATCTCGCAGACGGTAGAATGGGCGGGCGACCCGACCAAACCGATGGAGGTCGGTCCCAACGGCGTGCGGCTTACCCCCCGCAAAAGCTTCGAGGCCTGGCAGGAAACCGTCGAATGGCGGTCCGCCCCCTGGGCAGACAACAGCCTTCACAGCGCCAATATGCTGCGCACCGTGCTGCTGGAAATCTTCCTCAAGGTGACCGAAGCCAACAACGCCGAGCGGGCGCGGGCGCAGGAGCAACAGCAACTACTGATATCTGAGCTCAATCACCGGGTCCGCAACATCCTCAACCTGATGAGTGGACTGGTGACCCAGACCAAGGGCACGGCGCGGACGCTCACCGAATTCACCGAAAACCTGGATGGCCGCATCCATTCGCTGGCGCGCGCGCATGACCAGCTGACGGGTGAGCAATGGGAACCCGCTTCCCTGCGGGCGCTGATCACCTGCGAACTGGAGGCCTATTCCACCGGTCGCGATGATGAGGTTGTCCTGACCGGTCCCGATGCGCTGGTCACGCCGGTCGCCTTCACGACTTTGGCGTTGGTTCTGCATGAGCTGACCACCAATTCAGTAAAATATGGCGCGCTCAGCAATGGGGTCGGTCGTGTCGAGATCGCCTTGGAGGAAGAGGACAGCGGCGCCCTTCTGATCAGTTGGGTTGAACGCGGAGGCCCGCCGGTGGCGCGCCCTGCACGACGCGGTTTTGGCTCTACCATCGTGGAGAACTCCATTCCGCACGAGCTGAAAGGCGACGCCTCGGTCCAGTATAAGACAACCGGCCTTGAGGCGCGGTTCCGCATCCCCACCCTCTATCTCGAAAAGATCAAGCATACTGACACTGACCCCGTAGACGACGCACCTCTCCCCGATACCAAGGAAGCTCCAAAGCTGGGAGGCAAAGCACTGGTGGTCGAAGACAGCTTCATCATCGCGATGGATTTGAGCGCCATGCTGGAAGACATCGGTTTTGCGGAAACCGTCAGCGCCTCAACCGTGGGCAAGGCGCTAGACAAACTGGAAGAGAGCAGCATCGACTACGCAGTGCTGGACGTCAATCTCGGCTCCGAGCAATCGGTCCCCGTGGCAGAAGAACTGGCGCGACGCGGCATCCCCTTTGTGCTGACCACCGGCTATGGCGAGGTCCAGGATATCATCGAGATCTACCCGCCCTGCCCAATCGTGCAGAAACCGGTCTCTGAAAGCGCGCTGGTCGCCGCCCTTCTCCGCGCGGGTGAGGGGCCAACGCCGGAAATCACCTGA
- a CDS encoding heme oxygenase-like domain-containing protein: MTDLSPSAALTLSEDTAAHPGRRNLSTVPKVDAPPETEGRQVQRPHGLQRHLQDQPGFRSELRRATRPEHDTAELAFAPFHQRPLPHLAWFLACQHTALHALADTCRLERGRATALLADLTAALRADCADNGDRPAAISADTLPQLHPLAVDYLVLGSRMGNEVLRRRLSEAAGQMALPAYFAPRDHLATWRATCTDLEQLPPKSALAQRIVADTRKGFDLFETAARLNPLKTPTI, translated from the coding sequence ATGACAGATCTTTCCCCCTCCGCGGCACTTACCCTATCCGAGGATACCGCAGCCCACCCTGGCCGACGCAACCTGAGCACTGTGCCAAAGGTCGATGCCCCGCCCGAAACAGAGGGTAGACAGGTACAGCGGCCCCATGGCCTGCAACGCCACCTCCAGGATCAGCCCGGGTTTCGGTCTGAACTGCGGCGAGCCACCCGGCCCGAACATGATACAGCTGAACTGGCTTTTGCCCCTTTTCACCAAAGACCCCTGCCCCATCTTGCGTGGTTTCTGGCCTGCCAGCATACCGCGTTACATGCGCTGGCCGACACCTGCCGTCTCGAGAGGGGACGGGCCACCGCATTGCTAGCAGATTTGACCGCTGCGCTGCGCGCGGATTGCGCCGATAATGGCGACCGGCCGGCCGCTATCTCTGCGGACACCCTACCCCAGCTGCACCCTCTAGCGGTGGATTACCTCGTGCTAGGATCCCGTATGGGCAATGAGGTGCTCCGCCGCCGCCTGAGCGAGGCCGCAGGCCAGATGGCCCTGCCTGCCTATTTCGCACCAAGAGATCATCTGGCGACTTGGCGCGCGACCTGCACGGATCTGGAACAGCTTCCTCCCAAGAGCGCGCTGGCCCAACGCATCGTTGCAGATACCCGTAAAGGGTTCGACCTCTTTGAGACTGCGGCGCGGCTCAATCCACTAAAAACACCGACGATCTGA